A genomic window from Lotus japonicus ecotype B-129 chromosome 1, LjGifu_v1.2 includes:
- the LOC130738790 gene encoding pentatricopeptide repeat-containing protein At1g77360, mitochondrial, translating to MIKICNPRKKLLCKFVSFARMLSTGEPPPQEVADLTETVCKVMMSSPGVTLDAALNQTGVRASPELVENVLKRFENAGMSAFRFFEWAERQRNYAHTVRAYHLMIESLARIRQYQIMWDIVTKMRNKGMLNVETFCIVMRKYARAHKVDEAVYTFNVMDKYEVPQNLAAFNGLLSALCKSRNVRKAQEIFDSMKGRFEPDLKTYSILLEGWGKDPNLPKARETFREMVSAGCSPDVVSYGIMVDILCKAGRVDEAVEVVKDMDDNNCMPTSFIYSVLVHTYGVENRIEDAIDTFLEMERKGIKADVVVYNALIGAFCKANKFKNVRRVLKEMESNGVTPNSRTCNVIISSLISQGRTDRAFEVFRRMIKICEPDADTYTMMIKMFCERNEMDMAMKIWKYMKSKRFVPSLHTFSALINGLCQNGNAMKACVLLEEMIEKGIRPSRVTFGKLRQLLIKEKREDVLTFLHEKINLLVKEPLCD from the coding sequence ATGATTAAGATTTGCAACCCTAGGAAAAAATTACTATGTAAATTTGTGTCATTTGCTAGAATGCTAAGCACAGGTGAACCACCACCTCAGGAGGTTGCTGATTTAACCGAAACAGTGTGCAAGGTTATGATGTCTTCACCCGGGGTGACACTTGACGCTGCTCTTAATCAAACTGGGGTTAGGGCATCCCCTGAATTAGTAGAGAATGTCCTCAAGAGGTTTGAGAATGCGGGCATGTCGGCGTTTCGGTTCTTCGAGTGGGCGGAGAGGCAGAGGAATTACGCGCACACCGTCAGGGCGTACCACTTGATGATTGAGTCTTTGGCCAGGATTAGGCAGTATCAGATCATGTGGGACATTGTCACGAAAATGAGGAACAAGGGCATGCTAAATGTTGAAACTTTTTGTATTGTTATGCGAAAGTATGCTAGGGCTCACAAGGTGGATGAGGCGGTTTACACGTTTAACGTCATGGATAAGTATGAGGTGCCTCAGAATCTTGCTGCTTTTAATGGTTTGCTGAGTGCTTTGTGTAAGTCTAGGAATGTGAGGAAGGCTCAGGAGATTTTTGATAGTATGAAGGGTCGCTTCGAGCCGGATTTGAAAACTTATAGCATATTGCTTGAGGGGTGGGGAAAGGATCCGAATCTTCCCAAAGCAAGGGAGACTTTCAGAGAGATGGTTTCCGCGGGATGCAGCCCGGATGTTGTTAGTTATGGTATAATGGTTGACATTCTTTGCAAAGCAGGGAGAGTTGATGAAGCTGTTGAGGTTGTCAAGGATATGGATGACAACAATTGCATGCCAACATCTTTCATTTATAGTGTCCTGGTTCATACTTATGGAGTGGAAAACCGGATTGAAGATGCTATCGACACGTTTCTGGAGATGGAAAGGAAGGGAATCAAGGCTGATGTTGTGGTGTATAATGCGTTGATTGGTGCTTTTTGTAAAGCAAATAAGTTTAAAAATGTGCGTAGGGTCTTAAAAGAGATGGAAAGCAATGGGGTCACTCCCAATTCAAGGACCTGCAATGTTATCATAAGCAGTTTGATTAGCCAGGGGCGGACTGACAGAGCTTTTGAAGTTTTCCGCCGGATGATCAAGATATGCGAACCGGATGCTGATACTTACACAATGATGATAAAAATGTTTTGTGAGAGAAATGAAATGGATATGGCTATGAAAATATGGAAGTATATGAAGTCAAAAAGGTTTGTCCCAAGCCTGCACACCTTTTCAGCCCTTATCAATGGGTTGTGTCAAAACGGCAATGCTATGAAAGCTTGTGTTTTGCTGGAAGAGATGATAGAGAAGGGAATTCGACCATCGCGTGTTACATTTGGGAAGTTAAGACAGCTGCTTATAAAGGAGAAGAGGGAGGACGTGCTCACATTTCTGCATGAGAAAATAAACCTTCTTGTCAAGGAGCCTTTGTGCGACTAA
- the LOC130742629 gene encoding uncharacterized protein LOC130742629, giving the protein MTCGFGFGVFGSLFWVYGFPGFFDNGIWSYISMLRVFVYNGLGCRDGMVFTLVVRHGGWFGSSPYWHYFGGAKSEFHDLDESKWSYSKTVEIVKGIGYKEFDLLWLPDEDVDWHVFRNYTTDMDAKEFAKYAVGNDHEGVIFVDNLSKDPPTLPTALKEKKKDANKNVKVQKLRVRKSGRLQAMVRQGTNKGPPEVVELSDDEQFPNEVAMLQNETVLPEPVLLEAVIPEPVIPNVVDPEVAVPEVVDGVAGEDNQEEENDDSDVSEVDRVDDSEEERDLAKGEEVTNPGFAQAESLLNEHITQMLQQTAADNDDGEKRDETDLCGGYESEDLESVPTDSEQEGIPRRRFERFNEDDMGPDFKFTLGMEFISLTQFKEALTDYCMKNNREYKFKKNDSKRCRVVCLSDGCPFVILCSKVGNKQTYRIKTLKGEHTCARVFDNKSANVRWVKKNLLNKIRTVNKISTNEIVDDFRVNLGIGITRYRAWKGKKLATEEVDGAAEMQYTLLWRFSNELRRRDAGNTCKINFVTPRASLHPRFLRFYMCLEGCKRGFLGGCRPFIGLDGCHLKTKHGGILLSAVARDPNEEYFPLAFAVVESENKDSWRWFMELLMDDIDPTRSSRWCFISDQQKGLMEVFKEELLQGCDHRLCVRHLYANLKTKFGGGVLLRNLMMAAAKATYEEEWREKMQLIKEKNLLAFEWLMEKPTSSWCRHAFSIWPKCDVIMNNLSESFNAAIILARDKPILTMMEWIRTYVMGRFPKMMEKLNNWTGQIMPKPLKRIGFEVGKSKNWIPRQVGNEKFEVRHAHTLQRHVVSLRDRKCSCKFWEINGFPCRHAVCGINFKGYDPKSYVDDCYKRGAFRATYEHEITPLPGPDQWIVTPNDPECILPPLFKRGAGRPKKIEKEGPI; this is encoded by the exons ATGACATgtggttttgggtttggggtttTTGGTTCGTTGTTTTGGGTTTATGGTTTTCCTGGGTTCTTCGATAATGGCATATGGTCCTATATTAGCATGCTTAGGGTTTTCGTCTACAATGGCTTAGGGTGCAGGGATGG AATGGTTTTTACACTGGTTGTGCGACATGGTGGTTGGTTTGGAAGTAGTCCTTACTGGCATTACTTCGGTGGTGCCAAAAGTGAGTTCCATGATCTTGATGAGTCTAAATGGTCCTACTCTAAGACTGTGGAAATTGTCAAAGGTATTGGCTACAAAGAGTTTGATTTACTGTGGCTTCCTGATGAGGATGTTGACTGGCATGTTTTCAGGAATTACACAACAGATATGGATGCCAAGGAATTTGCTAAATATGCAGTTGGAAATGACCATGAAGGTGTTATATTTGTGGACAATCTATCCAAAGACCCTCCCACTCTACCTACTGCAttaaaggaaaagaagaaagatgcCAACAAGAATGTTAAGGTACAAAAACTAAGGGTGAGAAAGTCAGGTAGGTTGCAAGCAATGGTGAGACAAGGAACAAATAAGGGACCTCCTGAAGTTGTAGAGTTATCTGATGATGAGCAATTTCCTAATGAAGTTGCAATGCTACAAAATGAAACTGTTCTCCCTGAACCTGTTCTCCTTGAAGCTGTGATTCCTGAACCCGTTATCCCTAATGTTGTGGACCCTGAAGTTGCAGTTCCTGAAGTAGTAGATGGGGTTGCTGGTGAGGATAaccaggaagaagaaaatgatgattctgatgtttCTGAAGTTGATAGGGTCGATGATAGTGAAGAAGAAAGGGATTTAGCAAAAGGGGAGGAAGTTACAAACCCAGGATTTGCTCAGGCTGAGTCCCTATTGAATGAGCACATTACTCAAATGCTTCAACAAACTGCAGCAGATAATGATGATGGGGAAAAGAGAGATGAGACAGATTTATGTGGAGGCTATGAGAGTGAGGACCTTGAAAGTGTCCCCACTGATAGTGAGCAGGAAGGGATTCCTAGGAGAAGGTTTGAAAGATTCAATGAGGATGACATGGGCCCAGATTTCAAATTCACATTGGGTATGGAGTTTATATCACTTACACAGTTCAAGGAAGCCCTCACTGACTACTGTATGAAAAATAACAGGGAATATAAATTCAAGAAGAATGACAGTAAGAGATGCAGGGTTGTATGCTTGAGTGATGGCTGTCCATTTGTGATCTTATGTAGCAAAGTTGGAAACAAACAGACTTATAGAATCAAAACTCTTAAGGGAGAGCACACATGTGCAAGGGTTTTTGATAATAAGTCTGCCAATGTTAGatgggtgaagaaaaatttGTTGAACAAAATCAGGACTGTAAACAAAATTAGCACCAATGAGATTGTTGATGATTTCAGGGTAAATCTGGGAATTGGAATTACCAGATACAGAGCTTGGAAAGGTAAGAAGTTGGCAACTGAGGAGGTTGATGGAGCTGCTGAAATGCAATATACTTTGCTTTGGAGATTCAGCAATGAGTTGAGAAGGAGGGATGCAGGTAACACATGCAAAATCAACTTTGTGACACCAAGAGCTAGCTTGCATCCTAGGTTCCTCAGATTTTATATGTGCTTAGAAGGGTGTAAGAGAGGGTTTCTGGGGGGATGTAGGCCATTTATTGGCTTGGATGGATGTCATCTGAAAACAAAACATGGAGGGATCCTTTTGTCAGCTGTAGCTCGTGATCCAAATGAGGAATACTTCCCCCTTGCCTTTGCTGTGGTTGAATCAGAGAACAAGGACAGTTGGAGGTGGTTTATGGAGCTGTTGATGGATGACATTGACCCTACAAGGTCAAGTAGATGGTGCTTTATCTCAGACCAACAAaag GGTTTGATGGAAGTCTTCAAAGAAGAGTTGCTCCAAGGTTGTGATCATAGGCTGTGTGTGAGACACCTGTATGCAAATTTGAAGACAAAGTTTGGTGGTGGAGTTCTTTTAAGGAACCTGATGATGGCAGCCGCAAAAGCTACATATGAAGAAGAATGGAGGGAGAAAATGCAGCTCATTAAGGAAAAGAATCTGCTTGCCTTTGAATGGTTGATGGAGAAACCAACATCTTCTTGGTGCAGGCATGCATTTAGCATTTGGCCCAAGTGTGATGTCATCATGAACAACCTCTCGGAGTCCTTCAATGCTGCAATTATTTTGGCCAGAGACAAACCTATTCTCACTATGATGGAGTGGATTAGGACCTATGTCATGGGGAGGTTTCCAAAGATGATGGAGAAGCTTAACAACTGGACAGGTCAGATTATGCCAAAGCCACTTAAAAGAATAGGATTTGAGGTGGGAAAGAGCAAGAATTGGATTCCTAGGCAAGTGGGAAATGAGAAGTTTGAAGTTCGTCATGCTCACACTTTGCAGAGGCATGTTGTAAGCTTGAGGGACAGGAAATGCAGCTGCAAATTCTGGGAGATCAATGGCTTTCCTTGCAGGCATGCAGTGTGTGGAATTAACTTCAAGGGTTATGATCCAAAGAGCTATGTTGATGATTGTTACAAAAGAGGTGCTTTCAGGGCTACTTATGAACATGAAATCACTCCACTTCCTGGCCCTGACCAGTGGATTGTGACACCAAATGACCCTGAGTGCATTCTGCCACCACTGTTTAAGAGAGGTGCAGGGAGGCCCAAAAAAATTGAGAAGGAGGGACCCATATGA
- the LOC130742621 gene encoding uncharacterized protein At4g04775-like, translated as MDSSSGFKGSTASSSRSRQRPRSTGARANCPCGLPLIIYTAGTRVNSERRFLRCRNWHLPGTCNFFFWIDDPVDERQPRHVEADTDISEIDNSSNSVLPGPDLKKKMKKLKKKVEIETFHKNVARLIALISWIVTVLVFLYGKSLKG; from the exons ATGGATAGTTCTTCTGGTTTCAAGGGTTCCACTGCTTCCTCCTCTCGTTCCAGGCAGAGGCCACGATCTACTGGTGCAAGGGCTAACTGTCCTTGTGGTCTTCCTCTCATTATTTACACTGCTGGTACTCGAGTGAACTCAGAAAGGAGGTTTTTGAGATGCAGAAATTGGCAT TTACCAGGCAcatgtaatttctttttttggatTGATGATCCTGTTGATGAAAGACAACCCAGGCATGTAGAGGCTGATACTGACATTTCTGAGATTGACAATTCATCTAACTCTGTGCTTCCTGGACCtgatttgaagaagaagatgaagaagttaAAGAAGAAGGTTGAAATTGAGACATTTCACAAGAATGTTGCACGGTTGATTGCTCTGATTTCTTGGATAGTCACAGTTCTGGTGTTTTTGTATGGCAAGAGTTTGAAGGGTTGA
- the LOC130738780 gene encoding auxilin-related protein 2 — protein MDEFGVLTERYGLKPQGKSAPMASSKRSNHDSGSNLKPSQNGSRSPQHSNFDFDFGAFAGAEKKNQNNFGGFGDGIDEIFGGKTVKSNVGGGGGGGSFDYDSIFGGSNKPASTSSSVYVDDIFGGMNNKQSVGVDDLLDKIGGLHANTKSSNEKGIDSDELIPGFGGSNVSNNGKTGFQMNKPHKPAATLKSPPAPANSDPFLVFETSASTGASDSFLDSLEHISKLNNSKGTSSNSSPSLRSPPKPKNVSNSINNASRSSIDELEDFAMGQVHNNASKKANVNTGEIKQNLAAKTNRDKGAPAARTNKLNDVDDLESFFSMGSRSSSVPKSRAATMDHMSDRQTNNKGKPEASPRASSASPANMKKSSVTTSFDDLSLIFGGSPSSEFMEVEGETEERRKARLGRHQRAQERALKAVADMNQRDLQSKMEQEEKRRIADTIDVQIKRWAAGKEGNMRALLSTLQHVLWPECGWQPVSLTDMITSASVKKVYRKANLYIHPDKVQQKGATLEQKYTAEKVFDILKEAWNKFNAEELS, from the exons ATGGACGAGTTTGGTGTGTTGACCGAAAGGTATGGATTGAAACCGCAAGGAAAATCGGCACCAATGGCCTCATCAAAGCGATCCAACCATGATTCGGGTTCCAATCTTAAACCTTCCCAAAACGGATCCAGATCTCCCCAGCATTCCAATTTCGATTTTGATTTCGGCGCTTTCGCCGGCGCCGAGAAGAAAAACCAGAACAATTTTGGGGGTTTTGGTGATGGCATTGATGAGATCTTCGGTGGAAAAACTGTGAAATCGAATgtcggtggcggtggtggtggtggttcgtTTGATTATGATTCGATTTTCGGCGGTTCAAACAAACCGGCTTCTACGTCTTCGTcagtttatgtggatgatatattCGGTGGAATGAATAATAAGCAGAGTGTTGGTGTTGATGATCTGCTTGATAAGATTGGTGGGCTGCATGCAAATACCAAAAGTTCCAATGAGAAAGGGATTGATTCTGATGAATTGATTCCTGGGTTTGGTGGAAGCAATGTTTCAAATAATGG TAAAACAGGTTTTCAGATGAATAAGCCTCATAAACCAGCTGCCACATTGAAAAGTCCTCCTGCCCCAGCTAACAGCGATCCATTTTTGGTATTTGAAACCTCTGCAAGCACAGGAGCTTCAGATTCATTCCTGGACTCGTTGGAACATATAAGTAAGTTGAATAATTCCAAAGGTACCAGCTCCAATTCCTCCCCATCGTTGAGGTCTCCGCCCAAGCCAAAGAATGTTTCAAACTCAA tTAACAATGCTAGTAGATCATCAATAGATGAGCTTGAGGACTTTGCCATGGGGCAAGTGCATAATAATGCTAGTAAAAAGGCCAATGTAAATACTGGTGAGATTAAACAAAACTTAGCAGCTAAGACAAACAGAGATAAAGGAGCTCCAGCTGCTAGAACGAATAAATTAAATGATGTTGATGATCTTGAATCCTTTTTCAGCATGGGTTCTCGGTCAAGCAGTGTACCAAAGTCAAGGGCTGCAACTATG GATCATATGTCTGATCGCCAAACAAATAACAAAGGGAAACCTGAGGCATCACCAAGAGCGTCTTCAGCATCCCCTGCCAACATGAAGAAATCTTCAGTGACGACATCTTTTGATGACCTGTCATTGATTTTTGGTG GTTCCCCATCATCTGAGTTCATGGAAGTTGAAGGTGAAACTGAAGAAAGACGAAAAGCGAGATTGGGACGTCATCAGAGAGCGCAAGAAAGAGCG TTGAAAGCAGTGGCTGATATGAACCAACGTGACCTTCAATCTAAGATGGAGCAAGAAGAAAAGCGT AGAATTGCAGATACTATAGATGTTCAGATAAAGCGGTGGGCTGCAGGGAAAGAAGGCAATATGCGGGCTTTGCTATCAACATTACAACAT GTTCTTTGGCCAGAATGTGGTTGGCAACCAGTGTCTCTGACTGATATGATCACTTCCGCCTCAGTTAAGAAAGTTTATAGAAAAGCAAATTTATATATTCACCCAGATAAAGTCCAACAAAAAGGTGCTACTCTTGAACAGAAATATACTGCAGAGAAGGTTTTTGACATCCTTAAG GAAGCTTGGAACAAGTTCAATGCGGAAGAGCTTTCTTAG
- the LOC130738827 gene encoding uncharacterized protein LOC130738827, whose translation MAGSGSSMLYSFLLFTVILSLQEMYRGKLASSELYTILGGFTSSLLFLVLLTFIGNFQETTGTRTGWGAVIIAELVALIAAGTVHRVCITTCFLFSAVLLYEVNKLSSSALTPIDSRTKKQGGRA comes from the exons ATGGCGGGGTCTGGGAGTTCCATGCTGTATTCATTTCTTCTATTTACTGTCATTCTCTCGCTTCAAGAAATGTACCGTGGGAAACTAGCATCGTCAGAGTTATACACAATACTTGGAGGGTTTACCAGCTCTCTCCTATTTCTTGTGCTACTAACT TTCATTGGAAATTTTCAGGAAACAACTGGTACAAGAACTGGTTGGGGTGCTG TCATAATAGCAGAATTAGTTGCTCTGATCGCTGCAGGCACTGTCCACCGAGTTTGCATCACTACATG TTTCCTGTTCTCAGCTGTATTGCTATATGAGGTTAACAAGCTTTCCTCGTCAGCGCTTACACCAATTGACTCCAGAACTAAAAAGCAAGGTGGGAGAGCTTGA
- the LOC130738812 gene encoding uncharacterized protein LOC130738812 — protein sequence MELPECPVCLESYDDGAAVPRVLSCGHTVCEACLAELRHRYPNTIRCPACTRLVKYQSPSSLPKNIDLLRLCLQQSSSSDHRSRKPNHRSTINDDDDRPGFWSDEFYANWKDWILPHDTVLVDDDGVRRFGSGSKGRACFGVNHAVSIVDVISLPHVSDSVTGFKFSYVAWVIKCLMGMSEVVREGLGLILEASVRRSRVCRVYGLWCEVVGGPLYLVSERHCGSLLEKFRELKDGFVGVSGDKGWVFSFVVVGKGLCEAVLALHLEGLVAGCLGLSCFSSDELGGVCIDLNEVLVMGRKIKGDVSGGAGDKHEEEEEEEEEEEEEEAMCKDCLRNELFVSPEVWFRLLQKGAVAPESGHSRYPIGYGSDVWSLACILLWLLIGDALPRNTLEMKDEGDGLDVSASYVSWVEKVSSVLEEKLGSEYLSLGQTLCRCLDINPGNRPDVVDVRKCIQDMLVEPQFDFLGNLEVTLNRNKPCHCLILAELCQLTKESSKEQREFELQEKGDGGQPDFVQDGEDESNEDFTAGLSEGMTELKVLQGHLDCISGLAVGGGYLFSSSFDKTVHVWSLQDFSRLHTFRGHQSKVMALVYVDEEEPLCISGDNGGGIFIWGITAPLGQDPLRKWYEQKDWRFSGIHCLTVSRNHCLYTGSGDRTIKAWSLKDGTLMCTMNGHRSVVSTLAVCDEVLYSGSWDGTIRLWSLDDHSPLTVLGEDLPGEMKSILAMTVDRHLLVAAYENGIIKVWRNDVFMNSKTLQNGAIFAMSMHGKCLYTGGWDKKVNIQELSGDEFQLDVKAFGSISCSSVVTAILCRQRKLYVGYADKSIKVYDCK from the exons ATGGAGCTGCCGGAGTGCCCAGTGTGCCTCGAATCCTACGACGACGGCGCGGCGGTTCCTCGGGTCCTATCGTGCGGCCACACCGTCTGCGAGGCCTGCCTGGCGGAACTCCGTCACCGGTACCCGAATACAATCCGGTGCCCCGCTTGTACCCGACTCGTCAAGTACCAATCCCCTTCTTCTCTTCCAAAGAACATCGACCTCCTCAGACTCTGCCTGCAACAATCCTCTTCCTCTGATCATCGCTCGCGGAAGCCGAATCACCGGTCCACGATCAACGATGACGATGATCGACCTGGATTCTGGTCCGATGAGTTCTATGCCAATTGGAAGGACTGGATTCTCCCGCACGACACCGTTTTGGTCGACGACGACGGTGTTCGCCGGTTCGGTTCGGGGTCTAAGGGAAGGGCTTGCTTCGGGGTGAACCACGCTGTGAGTATCGTTGATGTAATTTCCTTGCCTCATGTGAGTGATTCGGTTACTGGGTTCaagtttagttatgttgcttGGGTGATCAAGTGTTTGATGGGGATGAGCGAGGTTGTGAGGGAGGGGTTAGGGTTGATTCTAGAAGCTTCCGTGAGGCGGAGTAGGGTTTGTAGGGTTTATGGGTTGTGGTGTGAGGTGGTGGGTGGGCCTTTGTATTTGGTGAGTGAGAGGCACTGTGGTAGTCTTTTGGAGAAGTTTAGGGAATTGAAGGATGGGTTTGTTGGTGTCAGTGGGGATAAGGGTTGGGTTTTCAGTTTTGTAGTGGTTGGAAAGGGGTTGTGTGAAGCTGTGCTAGCTTTGCATTTGGAAGGTTTGGTTGCTGGGTGCTTGGGACTTTCCTGCTTCTCTTCTGATGAGCTTGGTGGGGTTTGTATTGATTTGAATGAGGTGTTGGTGATGGGAAGGAAGATTAAGGGTGATGTTTCTGGTGGCGCGGGTGATaaacatgaagaagaagaagaagaagaagaagaagaagaagaagaagaagcaatgtGTAAGGATTGTTTGCGAAATGAGCTTTTCGTAAGTCCAGAGGTTTGGTTTAGGTTGTTGCAAAAGGGGGCTGTTGCTCCTGAGAGTGGACATTCAAGGTATCCAATTGGGTATGGCTCAGATGTGTGGTCATTGGCCTGTATACTTCTGTGGCTTCTTATTGGAGATGCACTCCCTCGGAATACCTTGGAAATGAAGGATGAGGGTGATGGCCTTGATGTCTCAGCTAGTTACGTTTCTTGGGTGGAGAAAGTTAGTTCTGTTTTGGAAGAGAAATTAGGCTCTGAATATCTATCACTGGGACAGACACTTTGCAGATGTTTGGACATCAATCCAGGAAACCGTCCAGATGTGGTGGATGTGAGGAAATGCATTCAGGATATGCTAGTGGAACCTCAATTTGATTTTCTGGGCAATTTGGAGGTCACCCTAAATAGGAACAAGCCatgtcactgcttgattcttgCGGAATTGTGTCAGTTAACTAAGGAAAGTTCCAAGGAGCAAAGAGAATTTGAGTTGCAGGAGAAAGGAGATGGTGGTCAACCAGATTTTGTTCAAGATGGGGAAGACGAATCTAATGAAGACTTTACTGCTGGCCTATCTGAGGGGATGACTGAACTTAAAGTTCTGCAAGGTCATCTAGATTGTATCTCTGGCTTGGCTGTTGGAG GGGGGTATCTGTTTAGCTCCTCATTTGATAAAACTGTCCATGTGTGGTCCTTGCAG GACTTTTCTCGTTTACACACATTTAGAGGTCATCAGAGTAAAGTCATGGCTCTAGTTTATGTAGACGAAGAAGAACCATTGTGCATAAGTGGTGACAATGGAGGGGGCATATTTATCTGGGGAATTACTGCACCACTTGGGCAAGATCCCTTGAGGAAATGGTATGAGCAGAAGGATTGGCGCTTTAGTGGTATCCATTGCTTGACTGTTTCCAGAAATCATTGTCTCTACACTGGAAGTGGAGATAGAACAATAAAAGCCTGGTCATTAAAG GATGGAACTTTGATGTGCACTATGAATGGCCATAGATCTGTAGTTTCCACACTTGCAGTATGTGATGAGGTTCTTTACAGTGGTAGTTGGGATGGAACCATTCGATTGTGGAGTCTTGATGATCACAGCCCATTGACGGTACTGGGGGAAGATTTGCCTGGAGAGATGAAGTCTATCCTGGCTATGACTGTCGATAGGCATTTGCTTGTTGCAGCATATGAGAATGGAATCATTAAG GTCTGGAGAAACGATGTATTCATGAATTCCAAAACATTGCAAAATGGAGCCATCTTTGCTATGAGTATGCACGGAAAATGTCTTTATACAGGAGGTTGGGACAAAAAGGTTAATATACAG GAATTATCAGGAGATGAGTTTCAACTCGATGTCAAAGCATTTGGATCCATTTCTTGCAGTTCCGTTGTTACAGCTATATTATGCCGCCAAAGAAAACTTTATGTTGGATATGCTGACAAGTCTATAAAG GTGTATGATTGTAAATAG